The bacterium genome has a window encoding:
- a CDS encoding heterodisulfide reductase-related iron-sulfur binding cluster yields SRVVKNFVEMDPNRENNICCSGGGGALINGFARARAYYGRIKVDQIKRSGASKVCTPCVNCFDGIGNLAREYKEEFEPVHLWTLLANAIVLE; encoded by the coding sequence AGCCGAGTGGTGAAGAATTTTGTGGAGATGGATCCCAACAGGGAGAACAACATCTGTTGCAGCGGTGGTGGGGGTGCTCTCATAAACGGCTTTGCCAGGGCCAGAGCCTATTACGGTAGGATCAAGGTGGATCAAATAAAGCGATCCGGGGCCAGCAAGGTATGCACTCCTTGCGTGAATTGCTTCGACGGCATCGGGAATCTGGCCAGAGAGTATAAAGAAGAGTTCGAGCCGGTGCATCTGTGGACCCTTTTGGCCAACGCCATAGTGTTGGAATAG